Proteins encoded together in one Colius striatus isolate bColStr4 chromosome 3, bColStr4.1.hap1, whole genome shotgun sequence window:
- the GPER1 gene encoding G-protein coupled estrogen receptor 1: METYSASVSPVICNSTTFNLNGSHLCNESISSRLADKSEHQQYVIGLFLSCLYTIFLFPIGFVGNILILVVNISFREKMTIPDLYFINLAVADLILVADSLIEVFNLDEKYYDITIICTFMSLFLQINMYSSIFFLTWMSFDRYIALAKVMRSNIFRTMQHARLSCGLIWMASISAALVPFTAVHLQHTGEVYFCFADVKEIQWLEITLGFIIPFVIIGLCYSLIVRVLIKAHKHRSLRLRRQKALRMIFVVVLVFFICWLPENVFISVQLLQKKSEPVSSSSPSFRHDYPLTGHIVNLAAFSNSCLNPLIYSFLGETFRDKLRLYIEQKTKMSTLHRFCQAALTSVIPDSNEQSEV, from the coding sequence ATGGAAACTTATTCTGCCTCAGTATCACCTGTTATATGTAACAGTACAACTTTTAACCTAAATGGATCACATCTGTGTAATGAAAGCATATCTTCTAGATTAGCTGATAAATCAGAACATCAACAATATGTTATTGGTCTTTTCTTATCATGTCTTTacacaatatttctttttcctattgGTTTTGTAGGAAACATTCTGATACTGGTTGTCAACATAAGCTTTCGTGAAAAAATGACTATTCCAGACCTTTACTTCATAAATCTTGCAGTAGCTGATCTCATTTTAGTTGCTGATTCTCTCATTGAGGTTTTTAATCTTGATGAAAAGTATTACGATATCACTATTATTTGTACCTTTATGTCTTTGTTCCTTCAGATCAACATGTAtagcagcattttctttctgacatGGATGAGTTTTGACAGATACATAGCACTGGCAAAAGTAATGAGATCCAACATATTTCGCACTATGCAACATGCTAGATTAAGCTGTGGTCTCATATGGATGGCGTCTATTTCTGCAGCACTAGTTCCATTTACAGCTGTGCATTTACAACACACGGGAGAGgtctatttttgttttgcagatgtAAAAGAAATCCAGTGGCTAGAAATAACCTTGGGGTTTATTATCCCCTTTGTGATCATCGGTCTTTGTTACTCATTAATTGTTCGAGTTCTTATAAAAGCACACAAGCATAGGAGTCTTCGTTTGCGGCGACAGAAGGCTCTTCGaatgatttttgttgttgtcttgGTATTCTTTATCTGCTGGCTACCTGAAAACGTCTTCATTAGCGTTCAACTACTTCAAAAGAAAAGCGAGCCTGTCTCTTCGAGCAGCCCATCCTTCAGACATGATTATCCTTTAACAGGACATATTGTGAACCTAGCAGCTTTTTCCAATAGCTGTTTGAACCCCTTAATTTACAGTTTTCTAGGGGAAACCTTCAGAGACAAACTGCGACTGTATattgaacagaaaacaaaaatgtcaacATTACATCGCTTTTGTCAGGCTGCCTTAACGTCTGTCATTCCTGACAGTAATGAGCAATCAGAAGTCTGA